The Nitrospirota bacterium genome has a segment encoding these proteins:
- a CDS encoding P-II family nitrogen regulator: MKKIEAIIKPFKLDEVKDALSQIGIKGNTVTEVKGFGRQKGHTELYRGAEYVVDFLPKIKLEVVVADDMVEKVIQTIVNTARTGRIGDGKIFVTNVDDVVRIRTGERGEDAI, encoded by the coding sequence ATGAAAAAGATTGAGGCCATAATAAAACCATTCAAGCTGGATGAAGTAAAGGACGCCCTTAGCCAGATAGGCATCAAGGGCAATACGGTAACAGAAGTGAAGGGGTTTGGACGCCAGAAAGGACACACAGAGCTATACAGAGGGGCGGAATATGTAGTGGATTTCCTTCCCAAGATAAAACTTGAAGTAGTGGTAGCGGATGATATGGTTGAAAAGGTGATTCAGACTATTGTAAATACTGCCCGTACAGGAAGGATAGGAGACGGCAAGATATTCGTGACAAACGTGGATGATGTAGTCAGGATAAGGACGGGAGAGCGCGGGGAGGACGCAATTTAA
- a CDS encoding ammonium transporter, with amino-acid sequence MESQINSGDTAFILISAALVMLMTIPGLALFYSGLVRRKNVLGTIMQSFILVGLITIQWVVIGYSLSFGPDRMGLIGGLEWFGLHGVGLEANPDYAATIPHQAFMIYQAMFAIITPCLIAGAFAERMKFSAFVIFSLLWATIVYDPLAHWVWGVGGWIRNMGALDFAGGTVVHISSGVSALAAALVIGKRIGYRRDPMPPHNMTLVVIGASLLWFGWFGFNAGSALSSGGLATSAFVVTHIATAAASVTWPFIEWIRHGKPTILGAASGAVAGLVAITPAAGFVGPIAAILIGISAGIVCFLAVVVLKNILGYDDSLDAFGVHGVGGTLGALATGLFASKAINPAGADGFFFGNSGQLGIQLVATAASAVFSFVATLIILKVIDLVIGIRIQEEDEIMGLDLSQHNETGYTF; translated from the coding sequence ATGGAAAGCCAAATCAACTCAGGAGATACAGCATTTATACTTATCTCTGCAGCGCTGGTAATGCTTATGACGATACCAGGTCTGGCGCTGTTCTATAGCGGACTGGTAAGAAGAAAAAATGTGCTCGGCACTATAATGCAGAGTTTTATCCTCGTTGGACTCATTACCATCCAGTGGGTAGTCATTGGCTACTCCCTGTCTTTTGGTCCGGACAGGATGGGGCTGATTGGCGGGTTGGAGTGGTTCGGTCTGCATGGTGTAGGGCTTGAGGCCAATCCTGACTATGCGGCTACCATACCGCATCAGGCCTTTATGATCTATCAGGCAATGTTTGCCATAATTACGCCCTGTCTTATAGCAGGGGCATTTGCAGAGAGGATGAAGTTTTCAGCATTTGTCATCTTCAGCCTCCTCTGGGCTACAATAGTCTATGACCCTCTTGCACACTGGGTGTGGGGTGTCGGCGGCTGGATAAGGAATATGGGCGCCCTTGATTTTGCAGGAGGCACGGTAGTACATATAAGCTCAGGGGTCTCTGCACTGGCTGCAGCCCTTGTAATTGGGAAGAGGATCGGATACAGGAGGGACCCCATGCCTCCTCACAATATGACGCTTGTAGTCATCGGGGCTTCTCTCCTCTGGTTCGGCTGGTTTGGCTTCAATGCTGGAAGCGCCCTCTCCTCAGGCGGACTGGCAACCAGTGCATTTGTCGTAACACACATAGCCACAGCAGCGGCCTCAGTTACATGGCCGTTTATTGAATGGATCCGTCACGGTAAGCCTACTATTCTTGGAGCAGCAAGCGGGGCTGTTGCCGGGCTTGTGGCAATTACTCCTGCTGCCGGCTTTGTCGGGCCGATCGCTGCCATATTGATAGGGATCAGCGCTGGCATTGTCTGTTTCCTTGCGGTTGTCGTGTTAAAAAACATACTGGGCTATGATGACTCACTTGACGCATTTGGAGTCCATGGGGTCGGAGGAACATTAGGTGCACTGGCAACCGGACTGTTTGCCTCAAAAGCCATTAATCCTGCCGGAGCAGATGGTTTCTTCTTCGGAAATTCCGGACAGCTTGGCATTCAGTTGGTTGCAACAGCAGCAAGCGCGGTATTCTCATTTGTTGCAACCCTTATAATCCTGAAGGTCATTGACCTTGTGATAGGCATCCGCATCCAGGAAGAGGATGAAATCATGGGGCTTGATTTAAGCCAGCATAACGAGACAGGATATACGTTTTAA
- a CDS encoding alginate export family protein yields the protein MKRRWMFTLLTASLVAGMVGTSYADVKLSGAELRLRGIMVDNKDANQDGGGFEQRTRLGVDASVDNVKGYVQIQDSRMWGDENTTTDTAESYQALDVAQAYVDFANLGGAPLNLRIGRQALAYGDQRLIGSLEWNNSSRRFDAIKLTYKHSAADIDVFTAKIFDDGEDWGNDENLNGIYASLKNIPQVSALDLYLIQKIHGTDETNFYTLGARVAGAVSSINLDYGAELAFQSGDATNTVNQDANAFDIRAGYTIPNVLGGLRLGIEYAAATGQDSSSDSTAFDNLYPTNHYLYGFTDDVIWSNTNSWSINASMTPIDKLKLAIEYWNYKLAEDVGGKDDNGSEINIRANHELSKNVNCEAAYVIRDAGDVTTAAYGGYGTIPVDKSATFGYFMINVKFM from the coding sequence ATGAAACGCAGATGGATGTTTACTTTACTAACAGCTTCATTAGTAGCAGGCATGGTTGGAACAAGCTATGCAGATGTAAAATTGTCAGGTGCTGAACTCAGGTTAAGGGGTATCATGGTTGATAATAAAGATGCCAATCAAGACGGAGGGGGCTTCGAGCAGAGGACCCGCCTGGGTGTAGATGCATCTGTAGACAATGTAAAGGGATATGTGCAGATACAGGACAGCAGGATGTGGGGAGACGAAAACACTACTACTGACACGGCTGAGTCATATCAGGCTTTAGATGTGGCTCAGGCATATGTTGACTTCGCAAATCTCGGTGGTGCACCTCTAAACCTGAGGATAGGCCGTCAGGCTTTGGCCTATGGTGACCAGAGACTCATCGGTTCACTCGAGTGGAACAACAGTTCAAGAAGGTTTGATGCAATCAAATTGACCTACAAACATAGCGCCGCAGATATTGATGTCTTTACCGCAAAAATATTCGATGACGGCGAAGACTGGGGTAATGATGAAAACTTAAACGGTATCTATGCATCACTTAAGAATATACCTCAGGTAAGCGCCCTGGACCTCTATCTGATCCAGAAGATACATGGAACTGATGAAACCAATTTCTATACACTTGGCGCCAGGGTGGCAGGTGCTGTATCCAGTATCAACCTTGATTATGGTGCTGAACTTGCGTTTCAGAGCGGTGATGCCACAAACACAGTTAATCAGGATGCAAATGCATTTGATATCAGGGCCGGATACACAATACCTAATGTGCTTGGCGGCTTAAGGCTTGGGATAGAATACGCTGCAGCTACCGGTCAGGATTCATCATCAGATTCAACCGCATTTGACAACCTCTATCCAACGAATCACTACCTCTATGGATTCACTGATGATGTCATCTGGTCAAATACTAACTCATGGTCCATCAATGCAAGCATGACACCGATTGACAAGTTAAAGCTTGCCATTGAATACTGGAACTATAAGCTGGCTGAAGATGTAGGCGGTAAGGATGATAATGGTTCAGAAATTAACATCAGGGCCAATCATGAGCTTAGCAAGAATGTGAATTGTGAGGCAGCCTATGTGATAAGGGATGCCGGTGATGTCACCACCGCAGCTTATGGCGGATACGGCACAATACCGGTTGACAAGAGCGCCACATTCGGCTACTTCATGATCAATGTGAAGTTTATGTAA
- a CDS encoding MarC family protein, which translates to MFTNFIMTFIPLFVAFDAIGVLPIYMSLTEGMETAFRKKILSESIITASVLTILFLFVGKGIFIILGITISDFQIAGGLILLIIAITDIVFSGQMSRRPQPSVGTVPIGTPLIAGPASLTTLIMLSDIFGISMTLFSLIVNIIIVWLVFSFAGRIISFLGEGGARATSKVVSLFLAAIAVMIIRKGLEGTFKIF; encoded by the coding sequence ATGTTCACAAATTTTATAATGACATTCATACCGCTTTTTGTAGCCTTTGATGCCATAGGGGTCCTGCCTATCTACATGTCCCTGACTGAAGGGATGGAGACTGCCTTCAGAAAGAAGATCTTAAGTGAATCCATCATAACAGCATCAGTCCTGACTATATTATTCTTATTCGTCGGAAAGGGAATCTTTATCATACTTGGGATAACCATCTCAGACTTTCAGATTGCCGGCGGTCTGATATTGCTGATTATAGCCATAACAGACATCGTCTTTTCCGGACAAATGAGCAGGCGGCCTCAGCCGTCTGTAGGCACAGTGCCCATAGGCACCCCGTTAATCGCAGGGCCTGCATCACTCACGACATTAATAATGCTGAGCGACATATTCGGCATCTCCATGACACTGTTTTCTCTGATCGTTAATATTATTATTGTCTGGCTTGTATTTTCCTTTGCAGGACGTATTATATCCTTTCTCGGCGAAGGAGGGGCCAGGGCCACATCAAAAGTGGTCTCGCTCTTCCTTGCAGCCATAGCAGTAATGATAATAAGGAAGGGATTAGAGGGTACATTTAAGATTTTTTAG
- a CDS encoding undecaprenyl-diphosphate phosphatase yields the protein MFQAIILGIIQGLTEFLPVSSTAHLILAPWIFGWNDPGLAFDVVLHLGTLTGIVAYFRRDFYEIAAGMFSFRARGAEISGMEGRLGWYIIIGTVPAGLAGFFLKDQIETSLRSPRIIAVTLIIFGLILWWAEAAGRKRRRTEHMNVVDAVVIGLAQVLALIPGVSRSGITITAGLFRNLERATAARFAFLLSTPIILAGGLLSAVDVYKEGLPHDMLWPYIGGFAASSVSGFLAIKYLLLFLSRQKVNIFVYYRIIVGILILLIM from the coding sequence ATGTTTCAGGCAATAATACTCGGCATAATACAGGGGCTTACTGAGTTTCTTCCTGTCAGCAGTACTGCCCACCTCATATTGGCGCCATGGATATTTGGATGGAATGACCCCGGTCTTGCCTTTGATGTTGTCCTGCACCTTGGGACACTGACAGGGATAGTTGCATACTTCCGGAGGGACTTCTATGAGATTGCTGCCGGGATGTTTTCATTCCGGGCCAGAGGAGCTGAAATCTCCGGAATGGAAGGCCGTCTGGGGTGGTACATTATAATAGGCACAGTACCGGCCGGTTTAGCCGGGTTCTTTCTGAAAGATCAGATAGAGACATCATTGCGGTCTCCGCGTATTATCGCAGTAACACTTATTATTTTCGGGCTTATACTCTGGTGGGCTGAGGCTGCCGGCAGGAAGAGGAGGCGGACTGAGCACATGAATGTTGTTGACGCTGTAGTGATAGGTCTTGCCCAGGTGCTTGCGCTTATTCCCGGTGTTTCGAGATCAGGAATAACCATTACTGCAGGGCTTTTCAGGAATCTTGAGAGGGCAACTGCGGCAAGGTTTGCCTTTCTGCTTAGTACGCCTATTATCCTTGCCGGAGGTTTACTGAGTGCCGTTGATGTGTATAAGGAAGGCCTGCCCCATGATATGCTATGGCCATACATAGGTGGATTCGCGGCATCTTCAGTGTCTGGTTTCCTGGCGATAAAATATCTGCTGTTGTTTCTGAGCAGGCAGAAGGTTAATATATTTGTCTACTACCGGATAATTGTGGGTATTCTGATCCTGCTGATTATGTAA
- a CDS encoding PilZ domain-containing protein — protein sequence MKSRRKNRRLTIMGMGSLRVENDKRPQEVYIANISKGGAGIYIHKALKVGTVVYLTFTHRDIDGERRFEEQPATIAWCSRCGSVYAAGIRFNDNNR from the coding sequence ATGAAAAGCAGGCGCAAAAACAGACGATTGACAATAATGGGTATGGGCTCTCTAAGGGTAGAGAATGACAAGAGGCCGCAGGAAGTCTACATCGCAAATATAAGCAAGGGCGGCGCAGGGATATACATCCACAAGGCGCTAAAAGTAGGGACAGTCGTATATCTTACTTTTACCCATCGGGACATAGACGGTGAACGGCGGTTTGAAGAACAGCCAGCCACAATAGCCTGGTGCTCAAGGTGCGGCTCAGTTTACGCCGCCGGCATAAGGTTCAATGACAACAACAGATAG
- the argB gene encoding acetylglutamate kinase → MQRNIEKAQLLIEALPYIRNLSGKTIVIKFGGNAMVNEKLKEMFAEDVVLTKYIGMSPVVVHGGGPQINEVMDKMGKKPVFIEGIRITDGETMDIVEMVLGGKINKELVNRINQHGGNAVGLTGKDGGLICARKMRRPRRGTGIDRGLVGEVESISPNIIRSLEQNRFIPVIAPIGVDNKGNTYNINADTAAGAIAATLKAEKLIFLTDVKGILGRDGRLISTLTRKQALSLIKSGVITSGMLPKVKACLEALDGGVKKTHIIDGRINHSILLEIFTKKGIGTEIVA, encoded by the coding sequence ATGCAAAGAAATATAGAAAAAGCACAGTTGCTCATAGAAGCGCTTCCTTATATCCGCAATCTTTCCGGAAAGACCATTGTAATTAAATTTGGCGGCAATGCCATGGTTAATGAAAAACTCAAGGAGATGTTTGCCGAGGATGTCGTGCTTACCAAATACATCGGAATGAGCCCTGTTGTAGTTCATGGAGGAGGACCCCAGATAAATGAGGTAATGGACAAGATGGGAAAGAAGCCGGTGTTCATAGAAGGCATCAGGATAACAGACGGCGAGACCATGGACATTGTTGAGATGGTGCTGGGCGGAAAGATCAACAAGGAGCTTGTGAACAGGATCAATCAGCATGGAGGGAATGCCGTCGGCCTTACAGGCAAAGATGGCGGACTGATTTGCGCGCGAAAGATGCGGCGGCCGAGAAGGGGCACAGGTATTGACAGGGGTCTCGTTGGAGAGGTTGAGTCAATCTCACCGAATATAATACGTTCCCTTGAGCAGAACCGGTTCATACCTGTAATTGCCCCCATAGGAGTGGATAATAAGGGGAATACATACAATATTAATGCGGATACGGCGGCAGGAGCTATCGCGGCAACTCTTAAAGCAGAAAAACTCATATTCCTTACGGATGTCAAAGGGATTCTCGGCAGGGACGGCCGCCTTATCTCAACACTTACACGCAAGCAGGCCTTAAGCCTGATAAAAAGCGGCGTAATTACTTCAGGAATGCTGCCAAAAGTAAAGGCATGTTTAGAGGCCCTTGATGGCGGGGTCAAAAAGACGCATATCATTGACGGGAGGATCAATCACTCAATCCTCCTTGAGATATTTACAAAAAAAGGCATAGGAACAGAGATCGTGGCATAA
- the hslU gene encoding ATP-dependent protease ATPase subunit HslU gives MNFTPQQIVSELDKYVIGQSAAKHAVAIALRTRWRRQQLSEDLRDEVMPKNIIMIGPTGVGKTEISRRLARLSQAPFIKVEASKFTEVGYVGRDVESIVRDLTQFAVNMLKEERTHLVREKAVYQAEERLLDLLLPPPPPRPSYETAAEPRPTDTRERLRTQLKEGKLDDRQVELDVKEKVMPVGVISNVGMEDLEMNLKEMLSGIFPGKNKKRKVKVKDAINILAEEEVQKLIDIDDVYKEAVTRVEQSGIVFLDEIDKIASREKGHGPDVSREGVQRDLLPIVEGTTVTTKYGPVRTDHILFIAAGAFHVSKPSDLIPELQGRFPIRVELDSLKEGDFIRILTEPRNALLKQYTAMLKTEGIDIKFTEDAISEIASTAVAVNERMENIGARRLFTIMEKLLDDISFNAPDSVERSFNIDAAYVNDRLSDIIKDQDLSKYIL, from the coding sequence GTGAATTTTACACCTCAACAGATAGTATCAGAACTCGATAAATACGTAATTGGACAGTCTGCAGCCAAGCATGCTGTTGCCATCGCCCTGAGGACACGCTGGAGAAGGCAGCAGTTATCTGAAGACCTCCGTGATGAGGTTATGCCGAAGAATATAATCATGATCGGTCCCACAGGAGTCGGGAAGACAGAGATATCCAGGCGTCTCGCAAGACTGTCACAGGCGCCTTTTATTAAGGTTGAGGCATCAAAGTTTACAGAGGTAGGTTATGTCGGCCGTGACGTCGAGTCTATCGTACGGGACCTGACTCAGTTCGCTGTCAACATGTTAAAGGAAGAAAGGACGCACCTGGTACGGGAAAAGGCCGTTTATCAGGCTGAAGAGCGCCTGCTTGATCTCCTGCTTCCCCCGCCTCCTCCGAGACCTTCCTATGAGACTGCAGCAGAACCAAGGCCTACAGACACAAGGGAAAGACTCCGCACTCAATTAAAAGAGGGAAAGCTCGATGACCGTCAGGTAGAGCTCGACGTAAAAGAGAAGGTCATGCCTGTAGGGGTCATTTCAAATGTAGGTATGGAAGACCTTGAGATGAACCTCAAGGAGATGCTAAGCGGCATATTTCCCGGAAAAAATAAGAAGAGGAAGGTTAAAGTCAAAGATGCGATCAATATCCTTGCTGAGGAAGAGGTACAGAAACTCATAGACATAGATGATGTATATAAAGAGGCTGTTACAAGGGTTGAGCAGTCCGGCATTGTATTCCTTGATGAGATTGACAAGATTGCAAGCAGGGAAAAGGGGCACGGCCCTGATGTCTCCCGCGAAGGTGTCCAGAGAGACCTGCTGCCCATAGTAGAGGGGACTACTGTTACTACCAAGTATGGACCTGTGAGGACCGACCATATCCTGTTTATAGCAGCAGGCGCCTTTCATGTATCAAAACCTTCTGATCTCATACCCGAGCTTCAGGGACGCTTCCCAATCAGGGTCGAGCTGGACTCTCTCAAAGAGGGAGATTTTATAAGGATACTGACAGAACCGAGGAACGCACTTTTAAAACAATATACCGCCATGCTGAAAACAGAGGGGATTGACATAAAATTTACCGAAGATGCAATCAGCGAAATAGCATCAACCGCTGTGGCAGTGAACGAGCGCATGGAGAATATAGGGGCAAGGAGGCTGTTCACTATTATGGAAAAACTTTTGGATGATATATCATTTAATGCCCCTGATTCTGTCGAAAGGAGCTTTAACATAGATGCTGCATATGTCAATGACCGTCTTTCGGATATTATAAAGGACCAGGACCTTAGCAAATATATATTGTAA
- the hslV gene encoding ATP-dependent protease subunit HslV: MIKSTTILCVRRNNQVAIAGDGQVTLGNTVMKHNAKKIRRMYNGTILSGFAGGAADALTLFEKFEARLEQYHGNLTRSAVELAKEWRTDRILRKLEALIAVADRNSSLIISGTGDIIEPDDGLAAIGSGGPYALSAARALMRNTDMSARDIAEEAMKITAGICIYTNSEILIEELT; encoded by the coding sequence ATGATTAAGAGTACGACAATTCTCTGCGTGCGGCGAAATAACCAGGTTGCCATAGCCGGTGACGGCCAGGTAACACTGGGCAATACTGTCATGAAACATAATGCAAAAAAAATAAGAAGGATGTATAATGGCACAATTTTATCGGGCTTTGCCGGTGGGGCCGCCGACGCCCTGACCCTTTTTGAGAAATTCGAGGCCAGACTCGAACAGTATCACGGCAACCTGACGCGCTCTGCCGTTGAACTTGCCAAGGAATGGAGGACAGACCGGATATTGAGGAAACTCGAGGCGCTCATTGCAGTCGCTGACAGGAATTCCTCTTTAATTATCTCCGGCACAGGTGATATAATCGAACCAGATGATGGTCTTGCTGCCATAGGTTCCGGAGGACCCTACGCCCTTTCGGCTGCACGGGCGCTCATGAGGAACACAGACATGAGCGCAAGAGATATTGCAGAAGAGGCAATGAAGATAACTGCAGGTATTTGCATCTATACTAATAGCGAGATATTGATAGAGGAGCTTACATAA
- a CDS encoding tyrosine recombinase XerC codes for MKSKTIEEFIRHISSEKNFSGHTVRNYLSDLSQFHDFLLGISKKESLTPEDLRKVDHIMIRAYLSSLHEKGMSRSSVARKISTIRTFFNFLCREGILDNNPGKLVSTPKRGRTLPRFLSVDEAVRLIGAPEGSGRMSSRDRAILETFYSAGLRIGEITSMDLDDLNLSDGLIKVKGKGRKERIVPVGQKAIEAIKEYIVSHHSSNSRKHSKTPPPLVKGGKGGFEPEFSNEKGYPLFLNKYGRRITTRSVHRIVVKYKKMSGLWDMTPHSLRHSFATHMLEGGADLRSVQEMLGHASLSTTQRYTHVSMDKLMEVYDNAHPRGKKQ; via the coding sequence CTGAAATCTAAAACCATAGAAGAATTTATCAGACACATCTCCTCAGAAAAGAATTTCTCAGGGCATACCGTGAGAAATTACCTTTCAGACTTATCACAATTTCATGACTTCTTACTCGGAATCTCAAAAAAAGAATCACTGACGCCTGAGGATTTAAGGAAGGTTGACCATATAATGATCAGGGCTTATCTATCATCCCTGCATGAAAAAGGCATGTCGAGGTCATCGGTTGCAAGGAAGATTTCCACTATCAGGACATTTTTTAATTTCCTGTGCAGGGAAGGGATTCTGGATAATAATCCCGGTAAACTTGTATCAACACCAAAGAGGGGCAGGACGCTTCCCAGGTTTTTATCCGTTGATGAGGCAGTCCGGCTGATAGGAGCGCCTGAAGGCAGCGGCAGAATGTCATCAAGAGACAGGGCTATACTCGAAACCTTCTACTCTGCAGGCCTGAGGATTGGAGAAATCACATCTATGGACCTCGATGACCTTAATCTATCCGACGGACTTATAAAGGTCAAAGGAAAGGGACGCAAGGAGAGGATCGTACCGGTAGGACAGAAGGCTATTGAAGCCATTAAGGAATACATTGTCAGTCACCACTCATCAAACAGCAGAAAGCATTCAAAAACCCCCCCCCCTTTAGTAAAGGGGGGTAAGGGGGGATTTGAACCTGAATTCTCAAATGAAAAAGGCTATCCCCTGTTCTTAAATAAATATGGCAGGAGAATCACCACAAGGAGTGTCCACAGGATTGTGGTTAAATACAAAAAGATGAGCGGCTTATGGGATATGACACCGCACTCCCTTCGTCACTCCTTTGCAACACACATGCTCGAAGGAGGCGCTGACCTCCGTTCCGTGCAGGAAATGCTCGGCCACGCCAGCCTCTCGACAACTCAGAGATATACTCACGTCAGTATGGACAAACTGATGGAGGTATATGATAATGCACATCCGAGGGGAAAGAAGCAATGA
- the trmFO gene encoding methylenetetrahydrofolate--tRNA-(uracil(54)-C(5))-methyltransferase (FADH(2)-oxidizing) TrmFO has protein sequence MKPELVIIGGGLSGSEAAWQAAERGIKVLLYEMRPGKMTEAHKTGDLAELVCSNSLKSSAMTNAHGLLKEELRMLNSIILTLADKNRVPAGSALAVDRSAFSRMVSDHIASHPNIRVIREEVSMPSFEIPAIIATGPLTSEKMSNALSEIIEEDFIYFYDAISPIISSDSINEDVTFRASRYNKSGGDYINCPLNKEEYEQFYQALVSADKTVARCFEKAAYFEGCMPVEAMAERGRDTLLFGPMKPVGLKNPADDREPYAVIQLRQEDTHGQAFNMVGFQTRLRWPEQKKVFRLIPGLENAEFLRYGSLHRNTYVNSPRLLDTSLRLKKRENVYLTGQLTGVEGYTESTAMGIVAGLSSVMHIRGEEFVPPPATTCIGALLNYITADGVSGFQPMNINWGLIPPLQKKIRDRDQNRIKLGERSFRDIEKWKKQIKI, from the coding sequence ATGAAACCGGAACTTGTGATTATTGGAGGCGGGCTTTCCGGCTCTGAAGCTGCCTGGCAGGCTGCAGAGAGAGGTATAAAGGTGCTTCTGTACGAGATGCGTCCCGGGAAAATGACTGAAGCCCACAAAACAGGAGACCTGGCAGAACTTGTCTGCAGCAACTCCCTGAAATCCAGCGCTATGACAAATGCGCACGGCTTACTCAAGGAAGAACTCCGGATGCTGAACTCCATTATTTTGACTCTGGCTGATAAAAACAGGGTGCCTGCAGGCTCTGCCCTTGCAGTAGACCGCTCTGCCTTCTCGAGGATGGTAAGTGACCACATTGCGTCTCATCCCAACATAAGGGTTATCAGGGAAGAGGTCTCCATGCCTTCATTTGAGATACCTGCAATAATTGCAACAGGCCCTCTTACATCTGAAAAAATGTCAAATGCGCTGTCTGAGATCATCGAAGAAGATTTTATATATTTCTATGATGCAATCTCCCCTATCATAAGCAGTGACAGCATAAATGAGGATGTTACATTCAGGGCTTCACGATATAACAAGAGCGGCGGCGATTACATTAATTGTCCCCTCAATAAAGAGGAATATGAGCAGTTTTATCAGGCGCTGGTTTCAGCAGACAAGACAGTGGCAAGGTGTTTTGAGAAGGCGGCTTATTTTGAGGGATGTATGCCGGTAGAGGCCATGGCAGAACGCGGAAGGGACACACTGCTGTTCGGCCCCATGAAACCTGTGGGACTGAAAAATCCCGCTGACGACAGAGAACCATACGCAGTGATCCAGCTTCGCCAGGAAGACACACACGGACAGGCTTTTAACATGGTAGGTTTTCAAACAAGGCTCAGGTGGCCGGAACAGAAAAAGGTTTTCAGGTTGATTCCCGGCCTTGAGAATGCCGAATTTTTACGTTATGGGAGTCTTCACAGAAATACCTATGTAAATTCTCCCCGGCTCCTTGACACATCCCTGAGATTAAAGAAGAGAGAGAACGTATATCTGACAGGACAGTTAACAGGCGTCGAGGGTTATACTGAATCAACCGCAATGGGTATTGTCGCCGGATTGTCTTCTGTAATGCACATCAGGGGGGAGGAGTTTGTACCTCCTCCGGCAACAACCTGCATTGGCGCACTGCTCAACTACATCACGGCAGACGGGGTGTCAGGGTTTCAGCCAATGAACATCAACTGGGGACTCATTCCGCCACTGCAGAAAAAGATCAGGGACAGGGATCAGAACAGGATAAAACTTGGCGAGAGGTCATTCAGGGATATTGAGAAGTGGAAAAAACAGATAAAGATCTGA